The following coding sequences are from one Prochlorococcus sp. MIT 0604 window:
- a CDS encoding DUF3764 family protein, protein MTTETTILDFQLSNTYEEYESHMNAKEQQTMFKEMGVKTFYIGKSLDDPQRATVIFQGPENVLYDIFMNPETKPIVEASGHIYEGTKITRWIS, encoded by the coding sequence ATGACTACTGAAACGACTATTTTAGATTTTCAACTAAGTAATACCTATGAGGAGTATGAATCACATATGAATGCAAAAGAACAGCAGACAATGTTTAAAGAAATGGGAGTTAAAACATTTTATATTGGTAAATCATTAGATGATCCTCAAAGGGCGACTGTAATTTTTCAAGGACCAGAAAATGTTTTATATGATATTTTTATGAATCCTGAAACAAAACCTATAGTAGAAGCTTCAGGACATATTTACGAGGGGACAAAAATCACTCGCTGGATTTCCTAA
- a CDS encoding cupin domain-containing protein, translating into MKIKTFIPFCFLFIGTLALPQPSLAEEKIEVIPIIQSSKGLSGKNFNYLEGKPELRLLKVKIPVGLKTPIHTHPSPMLIHVTRGRLKHVRGEEINFFKAGDAFIESNNGAPHYVKNVGKKPAILHVGVVSVVGMPTAINK; encoded by the coding sequence ATGAAAATAAAAACATTTATTCCATTTTGTTTCCTTTTTATTGGGACTTTAGCTTTACCACAACCTTCTCTTGCTGAAGAAAAGATTGAAGTTATACCTATTATTCAAAGTTCAAAAGGACTAAGTGGTAAAAATTTTAATTATCTCGAGGGTAAGCCTGAATTGAGACTCTTAAAAGTAAAAATTCCAGTTGGGTTGAAAACTCCAATTCATACTCATCCTTCCCCAATGTTGATTCATGTCACCAGAGGAAGATTAAAGCATGTGAGGGGTGAAGAAATTAATTTCTTTAAAGCAGGTGATGCATTTATTGAGAGTAATAATGGTGCCCCACACTATGTGAAAAATGTTGGAAAGAAGCCGGCCATACTTCATGTGGGAGTTGTATCAGTAGTTGGAATGCCTACGGCCATAAATAAATAA
- a CDS encoding protein adenylyltransferase SelO family protein, translating into MSTTSNSFKEKLTKNFSEFSQLSDYSFMNCLKADPQSTKDGNDHKPRSVYSGHYVPVLPTAIQDPEYISHSNKLFKELRLSSDLTKDQNFCRFFSGDISVAKYPMSPFGWATGYALSIYGTEYTQQCPFGTGNGYGDGRAISVFEGLFNGKRMEMQLKGGGPTPYCRGADGRAVLRSSVREFLAQELMNALGIPTSRSLTLYVSRSEIVRRPWYSKGSRYFEPDIMIDNQAAITTRVAPSFLRVGQIELFARRVRNNAHDEALNELKMIVQHLIDRNYKDEIEYEISIESKVIKLASLYRSRLMSLIANWMRVGYCQGNFNSDNCAAGGYTLDYGPFGFCELFDPRFQPWTGGGEHFSFFNQPSAAAINFKTFCSSLSPLLSQSKQDQEKLDQIEKEFSELMNKELMKMWANKLGLEHYNETIINEFFNLMVISKADYTILFRKLSEIPDNLDSLKDCFYLPINDELNNSWEVWLENWQSVLKKEGNIKAKSASMKSLNPVYTWREWMVVPAYEEAEKGNYKKIKELQDVFSNPYVEQPPEIDQKYNRLKPSQYFNYGGVSHYSCSS; encoded by the coding sequence ATGTCAACCACGTCTAATTCATTTAAAGAAAAGCTTACGAAAAATTTTTCTGAATTTTCTCAATTATCTGACTATTCTTTTATGAATTGTCTCAAAGCAGATCCTCAATCAACAAAAGATGGAAATGATCATAAGCCGCGTTCAGTATATTCAGGCCATTACGTACCAGTTCTCCCAACTGCTATTCAAGATCCAGAATATATTTCTCATAGCAACAAACTTTTTAAAGAACTAAGGCTAAGCTCAGATCTTACTAAAGACCAAAATTTTTGTCGTTTTTTCTCAGGTGATATTTCTGTTGCTAAATATCCAATGAGCCCTTTTGGTTGGGCAACAGGTTATGCATTATCAATTTACGGGACTGAATATACCCAACAATGTCCTTTTGGAACTGGCAATGGTTATGGCGATGGCAGAGCAATTTCTGTTTTTGAAGGTTTATTCAATGGGAAAAGAATGGAAATGCAACTTAAAGGAGGAGGTCCAACTCCCTATTGTCGCGGAGCAGATGGTAGAGCTGTCTTAAGGTCTAGCGTACGAGAATTTCTCGCACAGGAATTAATGAATGCCTTGGGAATCCCCACCTCAAGATCTTTAACACTTTATGTCTCACGTTCAGAAATAGTAAGAAGACCGTGGTATTCCAAAGGGTCCAGATATTTTGAACCTGATATCATGATTGATAATCAAGCGGCAATTACTACGAGAGTCGCTCCATCTTTTTTACGTGTAGGCCAGATTGAACTTTTTGCAAGACGAGTTCGTAATAATGCGCATGATGAGGCCCTCAATGAACTAAAGATGATAGTTCAACATCTAATTGATAGAAATTATAAAGATGAAATTGAATATGAGATTTCAATTGAAAGTAAAGTAATAAAACTGGCTTCTTTATATAGATCAAGACTTATGTCACTTATAGCCAACTGGATGAGAGTTGGTTATTGCCAGGGTAATTTCAATAGTGATAATTGTGCTGCTGGAGGTTATACCTTGGATTATGGCCCCTTTGGATTCTGTGAATTATTTGATCCAAGATTTCAGCCATGGACAGGTGGAGGTGAACATTTCTCATTTTTTAACCAGCCTTCTGCAGCGGCAATCAACTTTAAAACATTCTGTTCATCTCTTAGTCCGTTACTTTCACAAAGCAAACAAGATCAAGAAAAGTTAGATCAAATCGAAAAAGAATTTTCTGAATTAATGAATAAGGAATTGATGAAAATGTGGGCAAACAAGCTTGGTTTAGAACATTACAACGAAACTATAATAAATGAATTTTTTAATCTCATGGTCATTTCAAAAGCAGACTATACAATTTTGTTCCGTAAACTGTCTGAAATACCTGATAACTTAGATTCTTTAAAAGACTGTTTCTATTTACCAATTAATGACGAGCTCAATAATAGTTGGGAAGTATGGCTTGAAAACTGGCAATCAGTCTTGAAGAAAGAGGGAAATATTAAAGCAAAATCGGCATCAATGAAATCCCTTAATCCAGTCTATACTTGGCGCGAATGGATGGTCGTTCCCGCATATGAAGAAGCTGAAAAGGGAAATTACAAAAAAATAAAAGAGTTACAGGATGTCTTTAGCAATCCATATGTAGAACAACCCCCAGAAATAGATCAAAAATATAATCGACTAAAGCCAAGCCAGTATTTTAACTATGGAGGAGTATCTCATTACAGTTGTTCTTCATAA
- a CDS encoding sodium-dependent transporter, with the protein MDSKISQREQWTSKLGFILAAAGSAVGLGNLWGFAYRASQGGGAAFVLLYILIVLIVCLPVFVAEMALGRNAMASTLLAPVKLAGKNWYPLGILFFIAPLGIASYYSVIMGWTADTLFHSLFFGLPKNLTEAETFFGSISSGSSVLLGHLLSLVLTAIIVSSGIKKGIEKVTRYFMPILFIIIVILAIWATSLSGAWEGYKTFLLKFDFNELRNPQTIRNAFTQAFFSLSLGIGIMVTYASYLNKKSNLPKLSVGVASLDTLVGLMAGFITFPIVLTFGLSDAISESTVGALFISIPTGLGSYGAAGRIVAVAFFALAYIAAITSSVSLLEVPVSSLMDKFGFKREKSVWLITLFLFLAGIPSALNLNILGTIDSIFGGVLLIFGGFLVTFFMGWVVPGKFNEELSDSKVGIKTTRYLKFMTRWVAPPIIGFGLFISVFDLLKGWVS; encoded by the coding sequence TTGGACTCAAAAATTTCTCAGAGAGAACAATGGACTAGTAAGCTAGGATTCATTCTCGCAGCTGCTGGTAGTGCAGTAGGTCTAGGCAACCTTTGGGGTTTTGCTTACAGAGCATCTCAAGGTGGAGGTGCGGCTTTTGTACTTTTATATATATTGATCGTTTTAATTGTATGTCTTCCGGTATTTGTTGCTGAAATGGCTCTAGGAAGAAACGCAATGGCAAGCACATTGCTTGCGCCTGTTAAGCTGGCTGGTAAGAATTGGTATCCATTAGGAATTCTTTTCTTCATAGCTCCTTTAGGAATAGCATCATATTATTCAGTGATAATGGGATGGACTGCAGATACCTTGTTCCATTCTTTATTTTTTGGATTACCAAAAAATTTAACTGAAGCAGAAACCTTCTTTGGCTCGATTAGTAGTGGCAGCAGTGTTTTATTGGGCCATCTATTAAGTCTAGTACTTACAGCAATAATAGTTTCATCAGGTATAAAAAAAGGTATAGAAAAGGTTACTAGATATTTCATGCCAATCCTTTTCATAATTATTGTAATTCTTGCTATTTGGGCTACTTCACTTTCAGGAGCATGGGAAGGATATAAAACATTTCTACTTAAGTTTGACTTTAATGAATTGAGAAATCCTCAAACAATAAGAAACGCTTTTACACAAGCATTCTTTTCATTAAGCTTAGGGATTGGAATTATGGTTACCTACGCATCCTATTTAAATAAAAAAAGTAATCTTCCAAAACTAAGTGTTGGAGTTGCATCATTAGATACTTTGGTTGGACTAATGGCTGGATTTATAACTTTCCCAATAGTTTTAACATTCGGTTTAAGTGACGCTATTTCTGAATCCACTGTTGGTGCTTTATTTATCTCAATTCCAACAGGTCTAGGTTCATATGGTGCGGCAGGTAGAATTGTAGCTGTTGCATTTTTTGCATTAGCTTATATCGCAGCCATAACTTCATCTGTTTCATTATTAGAGGTTCCAGTTTCCTCTTTAATGGATAAATTCGGCTTTAAAAGAGAAAAATCAGTTTGGCTGATAACTCTTTTCCTATTTTTAGCAGGCATCCCTTCTGCATTAAATTTAAATATTCTTGGAACAATTGATTCGATTTTTGGTGGCGTATTACTTATCTTTGGTGGATTCTTGGTTACTTTCTTTATGGGATGGGTGGTCCCTGGAAAATTCAATGAAGAGCTTAGTGATTCAAAAGTTGGAATCAAAACGACACGTTATTTGAAATTCATGACAAGATGGGTTGCCCCTCCAATTATTGGTTTTGGACTATTTATTAGTGTTTTTGATTTGCTGAAAGGCTGGGTAAGTTAG